In the Streptomyces cinnamoneus genome, GACTTGGGCGGGCCCGTGGTGGCACCAGCTGCGGAGGAGGTCGCACGGCCTGGATGGGTGGGGCGTCCAGGCAGTCCAGGCCTCCATCCGGCGGGCGTCTCCCGCCTCACCCCTTGGTGGGACTCCGTACCGAAGGACAGCACCCGGCGCCGGCGACGTCCGTCCTGACGCGCGCCGCCAGCTTGTCGCCAGTGCCCCCGAGGTACTCCTAGCCTGCGTCAGCCGACGCCGTCCCGAGAATGCAGAAACTGGCAGGCAGGGGCGTGCGATGCGGGAGAACTGACGCTATGGACTGCGGGGTGCTGGCCCTGCGGACTGGCCACTTGGAGAGGCGGACGTGGGACAGATCGAGCAGGGACTGGAGCGCGCGTTGCGCACCCGGCCCGTTCCCTCAAGCACCGAGGCCCGCCTGCGTTTTCTGCTGGCAGCGCATCGGGGTTCCACCTGGCAGGTGGCCGCCGTGCTGGGGGTCTCGCAGCGCACCGTGCAGCGGTGGGTGAGGAAGAAGCCAGGAGCGCGTCGTCCCCCGGGTCCGACGCAGGTTCGGGCGATCGAGGAAGCGGTCCTGGCTCGGTGGCAACCCCGGATACGGGCCCGTCGGCGTGCCCAGGCCGAGGCGGAGGGGTTCATCTTCCATACCAGGGCGCGATTCGGGTTCGCGGCTCCTGCAGGCTCCTCGGACGATCCGCGAGTGCGGTGGATCACCCAGGATCTGCCGGGAGAGGTAGCCCGGGAGTTGTTCGCCGCTCGAGATGCCGGCGCAGGCGAGCAGCAGCAGACGGTGATCCTCGCCCGTGCGCTGGGACACGCCTACTTTCGCGAATGGGGCCGCCGGGCTCACGGTCTGCATATCGCCTTCAGCGACGTCGAGTTCGCCGACTTCTCGATCGGCTGAGCCTGCCCGTCGCGTCACCAGGTCAGGGTGTTCAGCGTCGTGAGGGCCTGACGCGATTGGCCGGCATGGCTTCGTACCGCTCGGCTTCCTGCCGCTCGCGCCAGTCCCAATCCACCTGGCCGACCGGGCCTTTGCGGCGTTCTGCGGGCGGCTGGGGCGGGCGCAGTCTGGCCGTCTCCGCTACGCGCAGGAGGTGTGCACGGTCTCCTGGCGCGGCGAGTAGTTCCTGGTCCTCGCCGGAGACGAGTCGGGTGAAGCAGGCCGCGGCCCGCAGGAAGACGCTGGCCCAGGGTGGTACGGGGTGGGCGGCGCAGCCGTCGGTGTAGCGGGCGCGGTCGTGCAGGGCGAGCGTGGCCGCGGCGGTGTCGTAGTCGCGGGGGCGTGCGGTGGCGAGTTGCTGGAGGGAGGCGCCGGTGAAGAGCGTGGCGGCGATGGCCGCGGCCAGGCGAGGATGTGCGGTCGCCGCGTGCAGTCGGTGGGCGATTCGCTGGGCGGTGTGTGCGGTGAGAGGTACGGGCGGTGGGCGGTGCCGCCAGGCGATGGAGGGCGGGGTGCACGGGTCGGTGCAGGGGCGGGGGCTGTCGTAGGAGATGAGGCGTTCTAGTGCGGACAGGGTGAGCCACCGGCCGGCCGGCCCGGCGGGCTCGTCTGCGGGCGGGGGTTCGGTGACTGGTGTGCCGTAGTAGTGGCGGCGGGCTGCGTCGAGGTCGGTGGTGAGGGAGTAGTCGACTGTCCGCAGGGCCTGGTGCAGAGCGGCGGGAAGGTGGAGGCGGTGGCAGACCAGGGTCAGGTGGATACCGGTGAGGGCACGCAGCTCCAGGAGGCGAATTGTGCGGCGGGTGGTGAGGCGGTGGGCGCGCAGGACGGTCAGCCGGGTGACGGGCAGGGCAGTCATCCAGGCGGCAGCGGCTTCCCAGGCGGGCTGACGCCCGGCGGGGAAGCGCCCGGTGAGCAGGGGCGGTTTGCCCAGGGCGGCGAGAAGGTCGTGGGCGAGGCCGGTCTCGCTGGTGGTGCCTGGGCCGGGGTGCAGCGTGATCCGGCCGGACGGCGGATGGTGGGCGGCCAGGGCGGTGTGGGTGTGGATGACGTCGTCATCGCGGTCGATGACCACGATGACGGACGGCGGCCGCGCGGCGAGAAACATGGCGGTGTGGTGGTCAGCCAAGGCGGCTGAAGGCCCAGCGCAGCAGCTCCTGATCCACGCGGGGACGGCCGGTGCGTGCCAGGCGGTGCGGGTGTGCGCGGTCAGCTGGGCCCAGGCGCGGAAGTTGCCGTGTGCGGCGTGGCTGTCGGCGAAGGTGATGTCGTCGGGATCGGCATCGGCCCAGATCGGGTGGAACAGAGGGATGACGTCGAGGACCTCGTCGGGGGTGAGGCGGGTGAAGTGCTGCCAGATGAAGATGCGGGAAGAGAGCATCGGTTCGCGGCGCAGCACGGTGTGGCAGCCCTCACCGCCGACGAAGATGATCGCCAGCTGGGTGGAGGGCTCGTCCCACAGGTAGCGGAAGTACTCGAACGCCTCCCCGTTGAGCCACTGTGCTTCGTCGACGAGGAAGGTGCGGGGGCGCTCGGCCAGAGCGGTCTTCAGCAGACGGTCGAATTCGCTGGGGTGGCGCGGCGGCTCGCCGGCCAGGTCGAGCGCGGTGAACAGCTCGTAGCGCACCGCTCGGGCGGTGGGACGGGCCCGGAAGGTGATCTTGCGGACGTCCTCGCCGGGTTCGAGTTCACGCAAGCAGGTGTTGACGGCGAGCGTCTTGCCGAAGCCGGCGCCGCCGTGGATACACATCATCGCGCGGGCGGCGACCGTATCGCCGATGTTCTCCCGCGCGGTGAGCAGGGCGCGGGTGGTGACCACGGAGGCGTCGGGCAGGTCGACGTACTGGTAGGTGGCCGCGGTCACGAGGCGTCTCCGTCTTCAGTGGTCTGAGCGGTCGATCCAGGCACACGCCCGGGGGCAGGTTCGGATGGGACGGGAGCAGGCCGGCCGGGCGCGGTCCGGGTGACGAGGGATGGCGGGGTGCGCCAGTCGGCTGGGGGCGCGGCGGGCGGGATGAGGTCCGGCATCGCCAGAGCGGACAGGTCGGTGCCGGCGGCCTGGGCGAGCTCGGCCTCGGCCTGCGCGGTGGTCAGGGCGCCGAGCCGCTGGGGGGCCTCGGCCTGGGTGACGGCTGCGTAGCGCTCGCGCTGTGAAGCCTCCAGGTCCTTCTTCAGGCGGCGGGAGCGGGCGGCCCGGGCCCGGCGTACAGCGCTGACCTGTTCCTCGGTGGCCTGGTCGGCCAGGTCCGCAGGACCCAGGTAGCGGCCGGTGGCGGCGTGGTAGACCTCGATGCGGTGATCGTGGTGAGGCATGAAGCGCACTCGGACCTGGATCCCGGCCTGACCGGTCATCCACGCACCCACGTAGTCGCGCTTCTTGAAGCGAATGCCGCGGGTGGTCAGCGTGCGGCTGCCGGCATCCTCCAAGGTGAACGTCCACAGATCCGCC is a window encoding:
- a CDS encoding ATP-binding protein; translation: MTAATYQYVDLPDASVVTTRALLTARENIGDTVAARAMMCIHGGAGFGKTLAVNTCLRELEPGEDVRKITFRARPTARAVRYELFTALDLAGEPPRHPSEFDRLLKTALAERPRTFLVDEAQWLNGEAFEYFRYLWDEPSTQLAIIFVGGEGCHTVLRREPMLSSRIFIWQHFTRLTPDEVLDVIPLFHPIWADADPDDITFADSHAAHGNFRAWAQLTAHTRTAWHAPAVPAWIRSCCAGPSAALADHHTAMFLAARPPSVIVVIDRDDDVIHTHTALAAHHPPSGRITLHPGPGTTSETGLAHDLLAALGKPPLLTGRFPAGRQPAWEAAAAWMTALPVTRLTVLRAHRLTTRRTIRLLELRALTGIHLTLVCHRLHLPAALHQALRTVDYSLTTDLDAARRHYYGTPVTEPPPADEPAGPAGRWLTLSALERLISYDSPRPCTDPCTPPSIAWRHRPPPVPLTAHTAQRIAHRLHAATAHPRLAAAIAATLFTGASLQQLATARPRDYDTAAATLALHDRARYTDGCAAHPVPPWASVFLRAAACFTRLVSGEDQELLAAPGDRAHLLRVAETARLRPPQPPAERRKGPVGQVDWDWRERQEAERYEAMPANRVRPSRR
- the tpg gene encoding telomere-protecting terminal protein Tpg codes for the protein MGQIEQGLERALRTRPVPSSTEARLRFLLAAHRGSTWQVAAVLGVSQRTVQRWVRKKPGARRPPGPTQVRAIEEAVLARWQPRIRARRRAQAEAEGFIFHTRARFGFAAPAGSSDDPRVRWITQDLPGEVARELFAARDAGAGEQQQTVILARALGHAYFREWGRRAHGLHIAFSDVEFADFSIG